The following proteins are encoded in a genomic region of Corylus avellana chromosome ca4, CavTom2PMs-1.0:
- the LOC132178506 gene encoding uncharacterized protein LOC132178506 isoform X1, with the protein MSFVGFDFCVEFESMQRKDKVRTMSKMRVAVIGSGISGLVSAYVLAKAGVDVVLYEKEDYLGGHARTVNFDGVDLDLGFMVFNRVTYPNMMEFFESLGVDMEASDMSFSVSLDKGQGYEWGSRNGLSSLFAQKMNVLNPSFLQMLREIIKFKHDVLSYLDVLENNPDIDRNETLGQFIESRGYSELFKKAYLVPVCGSIWSCPSEGVMSFSAFSVLSFCRNHHLLQLLGRPQWLTVRWRSHCYVKKVREVLESEGCQIRTQTEVHSVSTNDEGCIVMDGDGSEEMYNGCILAVHAPDSLRILGDQATFDEMRILGAFQYVYSDIFLHRDKSLMPKNQAAWSAWNFLGSTDSKVCLTYWLNVLQNIGETRLPFLVTLNPDHTPKHFLLKWSTAHPVPSVAASKASLELDHIQGKRGIWFCGAYQGYGFHEDGLKAGMAAAHSMLGKSCALLSDPKHMVPSFIETGARLFVTRFLGCYISAGSLILLEDGGTVFTFEGTKKKCHLKTVLRVHSPQFYWKIMTQADLGLADAYINGDFSFVDKKEGLLNFFMILIASRDASSSISKLNKKRGWWTPLLFTAGITSAKYFFQHVSRKNTLTQARRNVSRHYDLSNDLFALFLDETMTYSCAVFKKEDEDLKVAQLRKISLLIEKARIDKNHEVLEIGCGWGSLAIEVVKRTGCKYTGITLSEEQLKFAEMNVKEAGLQDRIKFLLCDYRQLPNTRKYDRIISCEMLEAVGHEFMEAFFACCESILAEDGLLVLQFISIPDERYDEYRQSSDFIKEYIFPGGCLPSLSRVTSAMAAASRLCVEDLENIGIHYYQTLRYWRKNFLEKQSKILTLGFSEKFIRREYYFDYCAAGFKTHTLGNYQVVLSRPGNAAAFGNPYQTLPSAC; encoded by the exons ATGTCTTTTGTTGGGTTCGATTTTTGTGTGGAATTTGAGTCAATGCAGAGAAAAGATAAGGTACGGACAATGTCGAAGATGAGAGTGGCAGTCATTGGTTCTGGGATTAGCGGGCTGGTCTCGGCGTATGTTCTGGCAAAAGCTGGGGTGGATGTGGTGCTGTACGAGAAGGAAGACTACTTGGGCGGCCATGCCAGGACCGTCAACTTTGACGGCGTTGATCTAGACCTTGGTTTCATGGTGTTCAATCGT GTTACATATCCAAATATGATGGAGTTCTTTGAGAGTCTTGGAGTTGATATGGAAGCATCAGATATGTCATTTTCAGTGAGCTTAGACAAAGGCCAAGGTTATGAATGGGGGAGCCGAAATGGTTTGTCGAGTTTATTTGCACAGAAGATGAATGTGTTAAATCCGTCATTTTTGCAAATGCTTAGGGAAATCATAAAGTTCAAGCATGATGTCCTAAG TTATCTTGATGTGCTTGAGAACAACCCGGACATTGATCGCAATGAGACCTTGGGACAGTTCATCGAGTCACGGGGTTACTCTGAATTGTTTAAGAAAGCTTATCTT GTACCAGTATGTGGCTCAATTTGGTCCTGCCCTTCAGAAGGAGTTATGAGCTTTTCAGCTTTCTCTGTTCTTTCATTTTGCCGAAATCATCATCTACTTCAG CTCCTTGGCCGCCCACAGTGGCTTACTGTCAGATGGCGTTCACATTGTTATGTGAAGAAG GTCAGAGAAGTTCTGGAGAGCGAAGGTTGTCAAATTAGAACTCAAACTGAAGTACATTCAGTTTCAACAAATGATGAGG GTTGCATTGTAATGGATGGAGATGGTTCTGAAGAAATGTACAATGGTTGTATATTGGCTGTCCACGCCCCTGATTCTTTGAGAATATTAGGAGACCAAGCAACATTTGATGAAATGAGAATACTTGGTGCCTTTCAATATGTCTATAG TGATATTTTCCTTCATCGTGACAAAAGTTTAATGCCAAAAAATCAAGCAGCATGGAGTGCATGGAATTTTCTTGGAAGTACAGACAGTAAAGTATGTTTGACATACTGGCTCAATGTGCTTCAG AATATTGGTGAAACAAGACTACCTTTTCTTGTGACTCTCAACCCAGATCATACACCAAAACATTTCTTACTCAAGTGGTCAACTGCTCATCCAGTCCCATCCGTTGCTGCATCAAAAGCTTCGCTTGAGCTTGATCATATCCAAGGGAAGAGAGGAATTTGGTTTTGTGGGGCATACCAGG GTTATGGCTTCCATGAGGATGGATTAAAG GCTGGCATGGCTGCTGCACATAGTATGCTCGGAAAAAGTTGTGCTCTTTTGAGCGACCCGAAACACATGGTACCTTCTTTCATAGAAACTGGAGCGCGCCTTTTTGTCACTAGATTCCTTGGATGTTATATATCTGCCGGAAGTTTAAT TCTACTTGAGGACGGCGGCACGGTATTTACCTTTGAAGGAACCAAGAAAAAATGTCATCTGAAAACTGTTTTGAGAGTTCATAGTCCCCAGTTTTACTGGAAG ATAATGACACAGGCTGATTTAGGCCTTGCAGATGCATATATAAATGGAGATTTTTCTTTCGTTGATAAAAAAGAAggtcttttaaatttttttatg ATTCTTATTGCCAGCAGAGATGCAAGTTCGTCTATCtcaaaattgaataagaaaag GGGCTGGTGGACGCCATTGTTATTTACGGCTGGTATAACAtcagcaaaatatttttttcagcATGTTTCAAGGAAAAATACTCTTACACAAGCTCGCAGGAACGTCTCTCGTCATTATGACCTG AGTAATGACCTTTTTGCTCTGTTCTTGGATGAAACAATGACATACTCCTGTGCTGTATTCAAG AAGGAAGATGAAGACTTAAAGGTTGCACAACTGAGAAAGATCTCTCTTCTGATTGAAAAG GCaagaattgataaaaatcaTGAAGTTCTTGAGATTGGGTGTGGTTGGGGAAGCTTAGCTATTGAAGTTGTCAAACGAACTGGATGCAAGTACACTGGCATCACTCTGTCTGAGGAGCAATTGAAATTTGCGGAAATGAATGTGAAAGAAGCTGGCCTTCAG GACCGcattaaatttcttctttgcGACTACCGCCAATTGCCTAATACCCGTAAATATGACAGAATCATATCTTG TGAGATGCTAGAAGCTGTTGGCCATGAATTCATGGAAGCATTTTTTGCTTGCTGTGAATCGATATTAGCAGAAGATGGGCTTCTTGTTCTGCAG TTCATATCAATACCAGATGAACGTTATGATGAGTACAGGCAAAGTTCAGATTTCATAAAGGAATATATATTTCCTGGTGGATGCCTTCCTTCATTAAGTAGAGTAACATCAGCCATGGCTGCTGCATCCAGACTCTg TGTGGAGGACCTAGAGAACATAGGGATTCATTACTACCAAACACTCAGATACTGGAGAAAGAATTTTCTTGAGAAGCAGAG caAAATCCTCACTCTCGGGTTTAGTGAAAAATTCATTCGGAGGGAATATTACTTTGATTATTGTGCGGCTGGTTTTAAGACGCATACACTTGGAAATTATCAG GTTGTATTATCACGTCCTGGCAATGCTGCTGCGTTTGGTAATCCATATCAAACTTTGCCTTCAGCATGTTGA
- the LOC132178506 gene encoding uncharacterized protein LOC132178506 isoform X3 encodes MSFVGFDFCVEFESMQRKDKVRTMSKMRVAVIGSGISGLVSAYVLAKAGVDVVLYEKEDYLGGHARTVNFDGVDLDLGFMVFNRVTYPNMMEFFESLGVDMEASDMSFSVSLDKGQGYEWGSRNGLSSLFAQKMNVLNPSFLQMLREIIKFKHDVLSYLDVLENNPDIDRNETLGQFIESRGYSELFKKAYLVPVCGSIWSCPSEGVMSFSAFSVLSFCRNHHLLQLLGRPQWLTVRWRSHCYVKKVREVLESEGCQIRTQTEVHSVSTNDEGCIVMDGDGSEEMYNGCILAVHAPDSLRILGDQATFDEMRILGAFQYVYSDIFLHRDKSLMPKNQAAWSAWNFLGSTDSKVCLTYWLNVLQNIGETRLPFLVTLNPDHTPKHFLLKWSTAHPVPSVAASKASLELDHIQGKRGIWFCGAYQGYGFHEDGLKAGMAAAHSMLGKSCALLSDPKHMVPSFIETGARLFVTRFLGCYISAGSLILLEDGGTVFTFEGTKKKCHLKTVLRVHSPQFYWKIMTQADLGLADAYINGDFSFVDKKEGLLNFFMILIASRDASSSISKLNKKRGWWTPLLFTAGITSAKYFFQHVSRKNTLTQARRNVSRHYDLSNDLFALFLDETMTYSCAVFKKEDEDLKVAQLRKISLLIEKARIDKNHEVLEIGCGWGSLAIEVVKRTGCKYTGITLSEEQLKFAEMNVKEAGLQDRIKFLLCDYRQLPNTRKYDRIISCEMLEAVGHEFMEAFFACCESILAEDGLLVLQVVDLVLVHINTR; translated from the exons ATGTCTTTTGTTGGGTTCGATTTTTGTGTGGAATTTGAGTCAATGCAGAGAAAAGATAAGGTACGGACAATGTCGAAGATGAGAGTGGCAGTCATTGGTTCTGGGATTAGCGGGCTGGTCTCGGCGTATGTTCTGGCAAAAGCTGGGGTGGATGTGGTGCTGTACGAGAAGGAAGACTACTTGGGCGGCCATGCCAGGACCGTCAACTTTGACGGCGTTGATCTAGACCTTGGTTTCATGGTGTTCAATCGT GTTACATATCCAAATATGATGGAGTTCTTTGAGAGTCTTGGAGTTGATATGGAAGCATCAGATATGTCATTTTCAGTGAGCTTAGACAAAGGCCAAGGTTATGAATGGGGGAGCCGAAATGGTTTGTCGAGTTTATTTGCACAGAAGATGAATGTGTTAAATCCGTCATTTTTGCAAATGCTTAGGGAAATCATAAAGTTCAAGCATGATGTCCTAAG TTATCTTGATGTGCTTGAGAACAACCCGGACATTGATCGCAATGAGACCTTGGGACAGTTCATCGAGTCACGGGGTTACTCTGAATTGTTTAAGAAAGCTTATCTT GTACCAGTATGTGGCTCAATTTGGTCCTGCCCTTCAGAAGGAGTTATGAGCTTTTCAGCTTTCTCTGTTCTTTCATTTTGCCGAAATCATCATCTACTTCAG CTCCTTGGCCGCCCACAGTGGCTTACTGTCAGATGGCGTTCACATTGTTATGTGAAGAAG GTCAGAGAAGTTCTGGAGAGCGAAGGTTGTCAAATTAGAACTCAAACTGAAGTACATTCAGTTTCAACAAATGATGAGG GTTGCATTGTAATGGATGGAGATGGTTCTGAAGAAATGTACAATGGTTGTATATTGGCTGTCCACGCCCCTGATTCTTTGAGAATATTAGGAGACCAAGCAACATTTGATGAAATGAGAATACTTGGTGCCTTTCAATATGTCTATAG TGATATTTTCCTTCATCGTGACAAAAGTTTAATGCCAAAAAATCAAGCAGCATGGAGTGCATGGAATTTTCTTGGAAGTACAGACAGTAAAGTATGTTTGACATACTGGCTCAATGTGCTTCAG AATATTGGTGAAACAAGACTACCTTTTCTTGTGACTCTCAACCCAGATCATACACCAAAACATTTCTTACTCAAGTGGTCAACTGCTCATCCAGTCCCATCCGTTGCTGCATCAAAAGCTTCGCTTGAGCTTGATCATATCCAAGGGAAGAGAGGAATTTGGTTTTGTGGGGCATACCAGG GTTATGGCTTCCATGAGGATGGATTAAAG GCTGGCATGGCTGCTGCACATAGTATGCTCGGAAAAAGTTGTGCTCTTTTGAGCGACCCGAAACACATGGTACCTTCTTTCATAGAAACTGGAGCGCGCCTTTTTGTCACTAGATTCCTTGGATGTTATATATCTGCCGGAAGTTTAAT TCTACTTGAGGACGGCGGCACGGTATTTACCTTTGAAGGAACCAAGAAAAAATGTCATCTGAAAACTGTTTTGAGAGTTCATAGTCCCCAGTTTTACTGGAAG ATAATGACACAGGCTGATTTAGGCCTTGCAGATGCATATATAAATGGAGATTTTTCTTTCGTTGATAAAAAAGAAggtcttttaaatttttttatg ATTCTTATTGCCAGCAGAGATGCAAGTTCGTCTATCtcaaaattgaataagaaaag GGGCTGGTGGACGCCATTGTTATTTACGGCTGGTATAACAtcagcaaaatatttttttcagcATGTTTCAAGGAAAAATACTCTTACACAAGCTCGCAGGAACGTCTCTCGTCATTATGACCTG AGTAATGACCTTTTTGCTCTGTTCTTGGATGAAACAATGACATACTCCTGTGCTGTATTCAAG AAGGAAGATGAAGACTTAAAGGTTGCACAACTGAGAAAGATCTCTCTTCTGATTGAAAAG GCaagaattgataaaaatcaTGAAGTTCTTGAGATTGGGTGTGGTTGGGGAAGCTTAGCTATTGAAGTTGTCAAACGAACTGGATGCAAGTACACTGGCATCACTCTGTCTGAGGAGCAATTGAAATTTGCGGAAATGAATGTGAAAGAAGCTGGCCTTCAG GACCGcattaaatttcttctttgcGACTACCGCCAATTGCCTAATACCCGTAAATATGACAGAATCATATCTTG TGAGATGCTAGAAGCTGTTGGCCATGAATTCATGGAAGCATTTTTTGCTTGCTGTGAATCGATATTAGCAGAAGATGGGCTTCTTGTTCTGCAG GTGGTTGATCTTGTTTTAGTTCATATCAATACCAGATGA
- the LOC132178506 gene encoding uncharacterized protein LOC132178506 isoform X4, with protein sequence MSFVGFDFCVEFESMQRKDKVRTMSKMRVAVIGSGISGLVSAYVLAKAGVDVVLYEKEDYLGGHARTVNFDGVDLDLGFMVFNRVTYPNMMEFFESLGVDMEASDMSFSVSLDKGQGYEWGSRNGLSSLFAQKMNVLNPSFLQMLREIIKFKHDVLSYLDVLENNPDIDRNETLGQFIESRGYSELFKKAYLVPVCGSIWSCPSEGVMSFSAFSVLSFCRNHHLLQLLGRPQWLTVRWRSHCYVKKVREVLESEGCQIRTQTEVHSVSTNDEGCIVMDGDGSEEMYNGCILAVHAPDSLRILGDQATFDEMRILGAFQYVYSDIFLHRDKSLMPKNQAAWSAWNFLGSTDSKVCLTYWLNVLQNIGETRLPFLVTLNPDHTPKHFLLKWSTAHPVPSVAASKASLELDHIQGKRGIWFCGAYQGYGFHEDGLKAGMAAAHSMLGKSCALLSDPKHMVPSFIETGARLFVTRFLGCYISAGSLILLEDGGTVFTFEGTKKKCHLKTVLRVHSPQFYWKIMTQADLGLADAYINGDFSFVDKKEGLLNFFMILIASRDASSSISKLNKKRGWWTPLLFTAGITSAKYFFQHVSRKNTLTQARRNVSRHYDLSNDLFALFLDETMTYSCAVFKKEDEDLKVAQLRKISLLIEKARIDKNHEVLEIGCGWGSLAIEVVKRTGCKYTGITLSEEQLKFAEMNVKEAGLQGSRE encoded by the exons ATGTCTTTTGTTGGGTTCGATTTTTGTGTGGAATTTGAGTCAATGCAGAGAAAAGATAAGGTACGGACAATGTCGAAGATGAGAGTGGCAGTCATTGGTTCTGGGATTAGCGGGCTGGTCTCGGCGTATGTTCTGGCAAAAGCTGGGGTGGATGTGGTGCTGTACGAGAAGGAAGACTACTTGGGCGGCCATGCCAGGACCGTCAACTTTGACGGCGTTGATCTAGACCTTGGTTTCATGGTGTTCAATCGT GTTACATATCCAAATATGATGGAGTTCTTTGAGAGTCTTGGAGTTGATATGGAAGCATCAGATATGTCATTTTCAGTGAGCTTAGACAAAGGCCAAGGTTATGAATGGGGGAGCCGAAATGGTTTGTCGAGTTTATTTGCACAGAAGATGAATGTGTTAAATCCGTCATTTTTGCAAATGCTTAGGGAAATCATAAAGTTCAAGCATGATGTCCTAAG TTATCTTGATGTGCTTGAGAACAACCCGGACATTGATCGCAATGAGACCTTGGGACAGTTCATCGAGTCACGGGGTTACTCTGAATTGTTTAAGAAAGCTTATCTT GTACCAGTATGTGGCTCAATTTGGTCCTGCCCTTCAGAAGGAGTTATGAGCTTTTCAGCTTTCTCTGTTCTTTCATTTTGCCGAAATCATCATCTACTTCAG CTCCTTGGCCGCCCACAGTGGCTTACTGTCAGATGGCGTTCACATTGTTATGTGAAGAAG GTCAGAGAAGTTCTGGAGAGCGAAGGTTGTCAAATTAGAACTCAAACTGAAGTACATTCAGTTTCAACAAATGATGAGG GTTGCATTGTAATGGATGGAGATGGTTCTGAAGAAATGTACAATGGTTGTATATTGGCTGTCCACGCCCCTGATTCTTTGAGAATATTAGGAGACCAAGCAACATTTGATGAAATGAGAATACTTGGTGCCTTTCAATATGTCTATAG TGATATTTTCCTTCATCGTGACAAAAGTTTAATGCCAAAAAATCAAGCAGCATGGAGTGCATGGAATTTTCTTGGAAGTACAGACAGTAAAGTATGTTTGACATACTGGCTCAATGTGCTTCAG AATATTGGTGAAACAAGACTACCTTTTCTTGTGACTCTCAACCCAGATCATACACCAAAACATTTCTTACTCAAGTGGTCAACTGCTCATCCAGTCCCATCCGTTGCTGCATCAAAAGCTTCGCTTGAGCTTGATCATATCCAAGGGAAGAGAGGAATTTGGTTTTGTGGGGCATACCAGG GTTATGGCTTCCATGAGGATGGATTAAAG GCTGGCATGGCTGCTGCACATAGTATGCTCGGAAAAAGTTGTGCTCTTTTGAGCGACCCGAAACACATGGTACCTTCTTTCATAGAAACTGGAGCGCGCCTTTTTGTCACTAGATTCCTTGGATGTTATATATCTGCCGGAAGTTTAAT TCTACTTGAGGACGGCGGCACGGTATTTACCTTTGAAGGAACCAAGAAAAAATGTCATCTGAAAACTGTTTTGAGAGTTCATAGTCCCCAGTTTTACTGGAAG ATAATGACACAGGCTGATTTAGGCCTTGCAGATGCATATATAAATGGAGATTTTTCTTTCGTTGATAAAAAAGAAggtcttttaaatttttttatg ATTCTTATTGCCAGCAGAGATGCAAGTTCGTCTATCtcaaaattgaataagaaaag GGGCTGGTGGACGCCATTGTTATTTACGGCTGGTATAACAtcagcaaaatatttttttcagcATGTTTCAAGGAAAAATACTCTTACACAAGCTCGCAGGAACGTCTCTCGTCATTATGACCTG AGTAATGACCTTTTTGCTCTGTTCTTGGATGAAACAATGACATACTCCTGTGCTGTATTCAAG AAGGAAGATGAAGACTTAAAGGTTGCACAACTGAGAAAGATCTCTCTTCTGATTGAAAAG GCaagaattgataaaaatcaTGAAGTTCTTGAGATTGGGTGTGGTTGGGGAAGCTTAGCTATTGAAGTTGTCAAACGAACTGGATGCAAGTACACTGGCATCACTCTGTCTGAGGAGCAATTGAAATTTGCGGAAATGAATGTGAAAGAAGCTGGCCTTCAG GGTTCCAGAGAATGA
- the LOC132178506 gene encoding uncharacterized protein LOC132178506 isoform X2, protein MSKMRVAVIGSGISGLVSAYVLAKAGVDVVLYEKEDYLGGHARTVNFDGVDLDLGFMVFNRVTYPNMMEFFESLGVDMEASDMSFSVSLDKGQGYEWGSRNGLSSLFAQKMNVLNPSFLQMLREIIKFKHDVLSYLDVLENNPDIDRNETLGQFIESRGYSELFKKAYLVPVCGSIWSCPSEGVMSFSAFSVLSFCRNHHLLQLLGRPQWLTVRWRSHCYVKKVREVLESEGCQIRTQTEVHSVSTNDEGCIVMDGDGSEEMYNGCILAVHAPDSLRILGDQATFDEMRILGAFQYVYSDIFLHRDKSLMPKNQAAWSAWNFLGSTDSKVCLTYWLNVLQNIGETRLPFLVTLNPDHTPKHFLLKWSTAHPVPSVAASKASLELDHIQGKRGIWFCGAYQGYGFHEDGLKAGMAAAHSMLGKSCALLSDPKHMVPSFIETGARLFVTRFLGCYISAGSLILLEDGGTVFTFEGTKKKCHLKTVLRVHSPQFYWKIMTQADLGLADAYINGDFSFVDKKEGLLNFFMILIASRDASSSISKLNKKRGWWTPLLFTAGITSAKYFFQHVSRKNTLTQARRNVSRHYDLSNDLFALFLDETMTYSCAVFKKEDEDLKVAQLRKISLLIEKARIDKNHEVLEIGCGWGSLAIEVVKRTGCKYTGITLSEEQLKFAEMNVKEAGLQDRIKFLLCDYRQLPNTRKYDRIISCEMLEAVGHEFMEAFFACCESILAEDGLLVLQFISIPDERYDEYRQSSDFIKEYIFPGGCLPSLSRVTSAMAAASRLCVEDLENIGIHYYQTLRYWRKNFLEKQSKILTLGFSEKFIRREYYFDYCAAGFKTHTLGNYQVVLSRPGNAAAFGNPYQTLPSAC, encoded by the exons ATGTCGAAGATGAGAGTGGCAGTCATTGGTTCTGGGATTAGCGGGCTGGTCTCGGCGTATGTTCTGGCAAAAGCTGGGGTGGATGTGGTGCTGTACGAGAAGGAAGACTACTTGGGCGGCCATGCCAGGACCGTCAACTTTGACGGCGTTGATCTAGACCTTGGTTTCATGGTGTTCAATCGT GTTACATATCCAAATATGATGGAGTTCTTTGAGAGTCTTGGAGTTGATATGGAAGCATCAGATATGTCATTTTCAGTGAGCTTAGACAAAGGCCAAGGTTATGAATGGGGGAGCCGAAATGGTTTGTCGAGTTTATTTGCACAGAAGATGAATGTGTTAAATCCGTCATTTTTGCAAATGCTTAGGGAAATCATAAAGTTCAAGCATGATGTCCTAAG TTATCTTGATGTGCTTGAGAACAACCCGGACATTGATCGCAATGAGACCTTGGGACAGTTCATCGAGTCACGGGGTTACTCTGAATTGTTTAAGAAAGCTTATCTT GTACCAGTATGTGGCTCAATTTGGTCCTGCCCTTCAGAAGGAGTTATGAGCTTTTCAGCTTTCTCTGTTCTTTCATTTTGCCGAAATCATCATCTACTTCAG CTCCTTGGCCGCCCACAGTGGCTTACTGTCAGATGGCGTTCACATTGTTATGTGAAGAAG GTCAGAGAAGTTCTGGAGAGCGAAGGTTGTCAAATTAGAACTCAAACTGAAGTACATTCAGTTTCAACAAATGATGAGG GTTGCATTGTAATGGATGGAGATGGTTCTGAAGAAATGTACAATGGTTGTATATTGGCTGTCCACGCCCCTGATTCTTTGAGAATATTAGGAGACCAAGCAACATTTGATGAAATGAGAATACTTGGTGCCTTTCAATATGTCTATAG TGATATTTTCCTTCATCGTGACAAAAGTTTAATGCCAAAAAATCAAGCAGCATGGAGTGCATGGAATTTTCTTGGAAGTACAGACAGTAAAGTATGTTTGACATACTGGCTCAATGTGCTTCAG AATATTGGTGAAACAAGACTACCTTTTCTTGTGACTCTCAACCCAGATCATACACCAAAACATTTCTTACTCAAGTGGTCAACTGCTCATCCAGTCCCATCCGTTGCTGCATCAAAAGCTTCGCTTGAGCTTGATCATATCCAAGGGAAGAGAGGAATTTGGTTTTGTGGGGCATACCAGG GTTATGGCTTCCATGAGGATGGATTAAAG GCTGGCATGGCTGCTGCACATAGTATGCTCGGAAAAAGTTGTGCTCTTTTGAGCGACCCGAAACACATGGTACCTTCTTTCATAGAAACTGGAGCGCGCCTTTTTGTCACTAGATTCCTTGGATGTTATATATCTGCCGGAAGTTTAAT TCTACTTGAGGACGGCGGCACGGTATTTACCTTTGAAGGAACCAAGAAAAAATGTCATCTGAAAACTGTTTTGAGAGTTCATAGTCCCCAGTTTTACTGGAAG ATAATGACACAGGCTGATTTAGGCCTTGCAGATGCATATATAAATGGAGATTTTTCTTTCGTTGATAAAAAAGAAggtcttttaaatttttttatg ATTCTTATTGCCAGCAGAGATGCAAGTTCGTCTATCtcaaaattgaataagaaaag GGGCTGGTGGACGCCATTGTTATTTACGGCTGGTATAACAtcagcaaaatatttttttcagcATGTTTCAAGGAAAAATACTCTTACACAAGCTCGCAGGAACGTCTCTCGTCATTATGACCTG AGTAATGACCTTTTTGCTCTGTTCTTGGATGAAACAATGACATACTCCTGTGCTGTATTCAAG AAGGAAGATGAAGACTTAAAGGTTGCACAACTGAGAAAGATCTCTCTTCTGATTGAAAAG GCaagaattgataaaaatcaTGAAGTTCTTGAGATTGGGTGTGGTTGGGGAAGCTTAGCTATTGAAGTTGTCAAACGAACTGGATGCAAGTACACTGGCATCACTCTGTCTGAGGAGCAATTGAAATTTGCGGAAATGAATGTGAAAGAAGCTGGCCTTCAG GACCGcattaaatttcttctttgcGACTACCGCCAATTGCCTAATACCCGTAAATATGACAGAATCATATCTTG TGAGATGCTAGAAGCTGTTGGCCATGAATTCATGGAAGCATTTTTTGCTTGCTGTGAATCGATATTAGCAGAAGATGGGCTTCTTGTTCTGCAG TTCATATCAATACCAGATGAACGTTATGATGAGTACAGGCAAAGTTCAGATTTCATAAAGGAATATATATTTCCTGGTGGATGCCTTCCTTCATTAAGTAGAGTAACATCAGCCATGGCTGCTGCATCCAGACTCTg TGTGGAGGACCTAGAGAACATAGGGATTCATTACTACCAAACACTCAGATACTGGAGAAAGAATTTTCTTGAGAAGCAGAG caAAATCCTCACTCTCGGGTTTAGTGAAAAATTCATTCGGAGGGAATATTACTTTGATTATTGTGCGGCTGGTTTTAAGACGCATACACTTGGAAATTATCAG GTTGTATTATCACGTCCTGGCAATGCTGCTGCGTTTGGTAATCCATATCAAACTTTGCCTTCAGCATGTTGA